In one Solanum dulcamara chromosome 1, daSolDulc1.2, whole genome shotgun sequence genomic region, the following are encoded:
- the LOC129891735 gene encoding uncharacterized protein LOC129891735, whose protein sequence is MGDINVSSFEANTMYSISRTPVSTAVATAEKPRKFTGLKKFVAVKFLDYKIVDSKTVMSQVQELQVIIHDLLAEGMIINGIFQVAAIIEKLPPSWKDFKNYLKHKRKEMTLEDLIVRLRIEEDNKAAENKARGNSIIMGENIIEDGPNKSKKRKKPSGSKNYPSKKKFKGDCHNCGKTGHKAMKCRASKKEKKKGQVNMVDINGDVENLCAMLTECNLVKNSKE, encoded by the exons ATGGGAGATATAAATGTATCAAGTTTTGAAGCAAACACAATGTATTCAATCAGTAGAACACCAGTTTCTACAGCAGTGGCTACTGCAGAAAAGCCTAGAAAATTTACTG GCTTAAAGAAGTTTGTGGCTGTAAAATTTTTGGACTATAAGATAGTTGATAGCAAGACTGTGATGTCTCAAGTCCAAGAACTACAAGTCATTATTCATGATCTTCTAGCAGAAG GTATGATCATAAATGGAATATTTCAAGTAGCGGCAATAATCGAGAAATTGCCTCCTTCATGGAAagacttcaaaaattatttgaagcacAAGCGAAAGGAGATGACTCTTGAAGACTTAAttgttcgtcttaggatcgagGAAGACAACAAGGCTGCTGAAAATAAGGCTAGAGGAAACTCAATAATTATGGGAGAAAATATTATTGAGGATGgtccaaataaatcaaaaaagaggaagaaaccTTCTGGATCGAAGAACTATCCTAGTAAAAAGAAGTTCAAAGGAGACTGCCATAACTGTGGAAAAACTGGACATAAGGCTATGAAATGTCGTGCTtccaagaaggaaaagaagaaaggaCAAGTCAACATGGTTGATATAAATGGGGATGTTGAAAACTTATGTGCAATGCTGACCGAATGCAACCTGGTAAAAAATTCCAAAGAATGA